A genomic region of Miscanthus floridulus cultivar M001 chromosome 3, ASM1932011v1, whole genome shotgun sequence contains the following coding sequences:
- the LOC136545346 gene encoding uncharacterized protein, whose translation MGKYVELLDMGVRIAARFHSHCPQTARLYYHPPAGSPAAAAGGDGHKGDSAAAAAMMMKQQGQRFDASEIILHTVV comes from the coding sequence ATGGGCAAGTACGTGGAGCTGCTGGACATGGGCGTGCGCATCGCCGCGCGGTTCCACTCCCACTGCCCGCAGACCGCGCGCCTCTACTACCACCCGCCCGCCGGGTCGCCCGCGGCTGCCGCCGGCGGGGACGGCCACAAGGGCGactccgccgccgcggccgcgatGATGATGAAGCAGCAGGGGCAGAGGTTCGACGCCTCCGAGATCATCCTCCACACCGTCGTCTAG